AATGCCCCTTCTTCGTAACCGAAGAACTCTGACTCCAGTAAATCCTCCGGGATGGCCGCACAGTTGACGATGACAAATTTTCCGTCGCTTCTTGCAGAACTGTTATGGATCGCATGGGCGAACAGCTCTTTCCCTGTCCCGCTTTCACCCCTGATCAATACAGTCGACCTTCCCTTTGCTGCTTTCGCTGCACTTTTCTTCAGCTTGTCCATATAAGGGTATTCACTGAGGATATGATCCCATGTGAAGCGGGCAGACTCGGTTTTCTGCAGCTCCCGGTGATAAAAGCTCGCCTTGCTTTCGGCCCTTTGCAGCTTCCGGAACAGCTCGCTCACTTCATTCAATTGACGGAACATCACTTTCCCGATGGCCCCGATCACCCTTCCTTCTCTTATGATCGGGATTCTGTGAACGATGTATTTGATGCCCTTCCGTTCGTTGAAATCACTCACTTCGGCACTTTCCGACTTGAATACCCGCTCCAGTTTCAACTCCGGGAGCACTTTCGCTGCATCCTGATGGAGCACGTCCTCCCTTTCCAGATTGAACAGCTCAAGCATCGGCGGGCTGACCATCGTAATGATATTCCTTTCATCGGTCATCAGGATGCCGTCAAAGGCATGGGCAAGCGACGTTTCAATCGTCAGCTTCAGTTTCTTCACCGTCTCGAGTTCTTCTGCCATCTTCTCGATTTCAGACAAATCCTGTAGCAGGATGATTTTCCCCTGCTGATGATTCACCGTTTCATAAGAGGACAGGTGGAGCACCGACTGAATCGCCGGCTCATGATGTGACCCTTCCAGGCCGGTTGGCAGCTCCGGGAACACATCGTGCAGTTGTCGCGTCAGAACGCTCTCCACAGGGCGCCCGGTAATCCGTGTGAATGATTCATTCGCATACCTGATGGAGAGATGTTCGTCGGTCATCAACACCCCCATGTTCGAATGGGTGAGAATCGTTTCCAGCTGATCTTTCAATGTGTTCGCTGACTTTAACAGGGCCATCACCATTTCTGTTTTGGTCAATAATCCGATCACCTTGTCCTCTTCGTCCACCACGACACCGGTGCCCGCCTTGCTCGTTTTCACCAGATCCTCAATTTGTTTATACGGCGTATTCACGGGTATGGTTTGTGTTTCTCTTTTTATGTATGCTTCGATCGGTGTGTTAAGCGGTCGTCCGTCAAGGATCATCTGATACAGCCCGCTTCTGGTGAACACACCTTGTATATGTCGATCTCCGTCCGTGATAGGAAGGAGATTCCACTTCTTATCCTTAATCATTTTCAACGCTTCTTCCAATGTGCTTTGCTCCGTCATCACACAATCGACAGGCGTGACAATCTCCCGGAACTGAATCATGTCAATCCCCCTTCAACATTAATCAGAAAATTCAAACTCATAGTTCTATTATACTGTTTAATGAGTGAAAGGTCACTGACAGATTAGGAGAATGAAAAAAGCCAGGGGGTCACTTCCCCTGGCTTTCCGTCATCTCTTCGTCTGTTCTACATTCAGCTCAACCAGGTTTCCATCCGGGTCGGCACAGAAAATCTGCATAAAACCGCTCTTCGACTGAGGTTTGTCAAGAACTTCCACGCCTTTGTCCTTCAACCACTCAAGCGCCTTGTCATAGCTCTCGACGCGGAGGGCAAAGTGACCTTCCCTGCTGGAGAGGTGCTTATCTTTACGGATCGTCTGTGAGGATGGATCCACAATCAGGTGGAGCTGCTGTTCCCCTATTTCATACCATGCCCCTGGAAAACCAAAATCCGGACGGTCAATTTCCTTTAAGCATAACACGTCAGAGTAAAACGCTTTTGCTCTCTCAAGGTTGGTCACTGTCAAGCTGACATGATGGAGACTGTGATAGGTGATCATTGTGTATCCTTCCTTTCAAATCTATCTGGTCACTTCATTTTATCATAGTCGCGTCTGGAGCTAATAAAAAGCCCCTCCAAGAAGGAAGGGCAAAAATGTTATTTCGGCTGCATGCGGATGGCTCCGTCTAGGCGGATCGTTTCTCCGTTTAGCATTGGATTTGTCAGGATGCTTTCAACAAGTCGGGCATACTCCTCAGGTAGACCGAGACGCTTAGGGAACGGTACCATTTTCCCTAAGGAATCTATGGCTTCATCCGGGAGTGATTCAAACATCGGTGTGTGGAACAATCCTGGCGCGATCGTCATCACCCTGATTCCAAATGAAGCTAGCTCCCTGGCGACCGGAAGTGTCATCCCGACCACCCCTCCTTTGGAAGCACTGTACGCAGCCTGTCCAATCTGTCCTTCAAATGCCGCCACAGAAGCGGTATTCACAATGACGCCTCTCTCACCGTCCTCATTAGGTTCATTCTTCGTCATCTGTTCACTTGCAAGGCGGATGACGTTGAAAGATCCAATCAAGTTAATCCCAATCACCTTTGAAAACAGTTCCAGGGAATGAACCCCTTTCCGTGACAGCACCTTGGATGCGATCCCGATCCCTGCACAATTGACGACCGTATTGATGGAGCCGAATGCCTCCACGCTTGCTTCAATCGCTTTCGCCACATCTTCCTCACTGCACACATCCGTCTTGACGAAAATCGCACTCTCACCTAACTCTTCCGACAGCGCCTGGCCCCTTTCCTCTGACAAATCGAGGATCGCTGCCTTTCCGCCACCTTTCACGATCTGTCTTACCGTCGCTTCCCCTAACCCTGATGCCCCGCCTGTGACAATGGCGATTGATTCACTGCTTCTCATACTATGACCTCCAGTTTTATCTATTCACACAGGGATATTGCAAGAATTGTGCCAGTTCTCCAGATCAGTCACGACCCGAAATGGTGTGGGCCACCTGTCCAAAATCCGGACACTCTGGACAGGTGCATCCCTACATTACGTGTGGACCTGTCCAACCCCACCCCATATTTCCTCAGGGTAGATTCCCTTCAAAACCGTCACCAATTTGTCAGTCGTCTCATCCACGAACCGGGTCACTTCCTCAGGCGTCAAATACTCGAAACGGTAGTCAGGCTCCAAAGTTTCTGCATAATAGGTGCCGTTATAGAAGTCTGAAATCCGCTTGATCTGCTTCATGATTTGATTCTCCGGGAAAATATCAATATAATCCGGGAAATCTGTAATATGTTGAAAAACCCGATGAAACACATGCTCCGGATGCTCCTTTAAATAAACAAAATCCGTCCCGTACCAGTCCCGCTTGATGATCCTCGTATAGTCCTCGGAACCGAGAATCCCTTGATACACCGGTTCCTTCTTCTTCTCCCTGTGCAGCTTCGTCCATTCCACATCGGTTACGAGGTGAAGATAATACCCAAGATAGAATGAGAACACTTTATCACATGCAGGTCTTTCCCTCTTCAAGTACTGATTGAAAAACAACTCAGGACAGATGATGTTATGTTCTTTAAAGTGTGTCACCACTTTTCCTGGATAAAACACCCCTGTTTCACTGTCCGGCAGCCCGCAATCCGGACCGATATTTCCGACGACAAACTCTCTTTCTACTACTTTCAAACCTTTATTCAATAGATTTTCAGCTAGCCTGAAATGTACCATCCATGTTGCCATGTCTCTCTCCCCCTTGTTATCACTTTTCTCTATTCCACACGCATAATTCCAATTATTTCAAATTTTGTATTTTTCCACAATGTTTTTTCAAAAAAAAGAAGCTTATCATAATGAAGTGATAAGCCCCTTACCTGTTTAGTTCACCTTTTCGAATTTTTCAATTGTCTGATCGAATGAACGTTTCGTTTCTTTGACGAGCTTTTGCAGCTCTTCTGTGATTCTGGTCACATTTGAAAGCTCCTTCGTGATTTGCTCGATGTTCGAATTCACTTCCTTGATCGCTTCATCGGCATTCCCTGACAACTTACGCACCTCTTGGGCCACTACGCTAAAACCCCTGCCATGTTCTCCTGCCCTCGCAGCTTCAATCGCAGCATTGAGTGCTAGGAGGTTGGTTTGAGCAGAAATATTTTTAATCAGCTTCGACGTTTCTTCAATTAAACTGATTTGATTTTCGAGTGAGTCAACTGCTTTCTTTTTCTCTGACGCATTTTCGATCACAACCTTCACCAGCTCATTCGGCATCTGCTTCAGCTGATCGATTAAATCCAACGTGAGGTCTTCCCGTTTTGTTATATCCGTAGCTATTTTCAGTACAGCCTTTACGAGTCCATCTTCATTCACAACAGGAATATAGGTTGCTTCAAGCCAGAGCCGTTCCCCCTGCTTGTTCACCCTTTCAATTTTCTCCTGAAACTTTTTCCCATCTCTCAGGTCGTTCCATAATGCCGCATATTCGCCACTTTTCCTATACACAGGAGTACAGAATTCCTGATGATCCATTCCAATAAGTTCCCTTGCATCGTATCCAATCGCCCCTGCGAAATGTTCATTCACCCATATGACTTTCCGATGCGTATCAAACGCAATCATGGCCAAGTTGTTTTCAAGGGAAGCCACTATCGATTGCGGGTTCAACACCCCTGTACTTTTACTGATCGTTGATTGATTCATCGTACCACCATCCCCTAAAAATAGTAAATTATACCTACACCTTACTTAATGTTCCTATCGGATACATTTGGGGATTTTCAATGGATATTCACTTCCAATTGCACATCCACTTTGAAATTCACTTTTTATCCCTTGATTCTATACACAACATCCGCCTTCCTCAACGGATCTTGCGTCTTCACATAAAATTCTTCCGCAGGCCAATATCTCTTCTCATACTTCTCCACCCTCGCATCATACCCGCCGAGATACGAATCCCGTTGCAGTACCCTCGCCACCCTTTCTTCAAGAGGGCAGTCGAGAAAGATGGAAAAATCATAAAAAGTCCGCCATTCCTCCCTCTGAGCAAATACCCCTTCGATCATCAGGATGGCAGAAGAAGGAACTTTTAATGCTTGAGGCGAGACAGAGTCTGTCTTCTGGTTATATAAAGGAAGGATGACCTCTTTATTCCCCCATAGCCTTTCAAACAGCTCAGCCTTTAACGATTCTACATCCCATTGGTGCAAATAGTATTCCTTCCAGGGCTCATACCCTGTGCCGTACCGTTTCGACGACTCGACGATAAAGTCATCGAGATGAAGTAGGAAGACCTCGTTGTTCACATTCTTCAATTCAAGCTCAAGTTCTTTTGCCAGTGTTGTCTTACCAGCTCCGCCCAGACCGTCGATGGCGATGAGGAATGGTCGGTTTGTGTGACGGGATAAGTGGAAATGGGATTGTATAGATGATACCAATGAGGTGATGGACATGCTCAATGGGCCTCCTTTATTTGATAGAATCATAACAAAGCTGAAGATCATGTTGACCTTCAGCAGGTGTTCATATTAGCCTTCTTTCGGTTTTCCTGATGAATGCTTTTCATTCCTTCATAAAAAGGATATTCCTCCCGCAAAAACGCTTCGATATCTTCATGGTTTTCAGATAAGCTTGTTAAGTAATATGTAGATTTGACTACCCTGCTTTTGATTTCCTCTGTATGATCTGTCACATTACCATGTCCAGGAACATGAAGTGAGATTGCGTGGTGATCCAATATGCTTTCGACTTTTTCAATTGTCGAGACATAATCTTTATACTTGCCGAAAATAAATGGAAATTCGACGTCAGAGAGGTAATCACCAGAGAGGAAGATGACATAAGGTTCGATCACGGTGAACAGGCTGTCATCTGTATGACCCGGCGCAAGATAGAATGTCAGGGTCACAGAACCGATTTCAACACGCTGCCCGTCATGAGTGACCTCAATATCAACGGAAGGATATACCGGTTTGTAGTTTCTCGTTACATAATACTTTTGATCAAACTGATAAATCTGGTTCATTATTTCTTCCTTGAATTCATGATGTTTCAAACCGCTTGATGCGATTACCTTGGCTTCTGGAAAAGCTCCTGAACCAATGATATGGTCAAAATCACTATGGGTGTATATGATATAAAGCTGTCTGTCTCCCAAAATTTTGTCTATGTACTCCCTGATCTCTTCCACCTCAACCGACAGCCAGTTCGGATCCGTCATGATGACAGCCTCTTCAGTCTGTACGACAGCTGATGTTGTCATGTATAAAGAGCTTTGAAAAACGGTACAATACCCGTTTTGAAATTGAATCATCTATTCTCCATCCCCGCTATTTTTTATTCCTCACAATCGAAAATACCAAAAACGATACCAGACCTAAAAAGACCAGTCCTACACCAACTAATAAATCATAGATCATTTGCATGAAAGCAACCTCCTCTATGCGGTTTCCGTGATGGCTATGATTGTAAAGGTTGACCTGAAACGATGTGCCAGTGAAGGTGTTTCGAATCTTGATAATCGCCCATATTCGTGATCACCTTGCATGCCCCGTGTTCATCCTGAACCTGTGATGCGACCTCCCTGATCACACCCATCATCTCCAACAACAGAGTATCATCCTTCTTTTCCAAATGGAGGAGAGAAGGAATATGTTTCTTTGGGATGACGACAATATGTAACGGGTAGAACGGCTTCGTATGATGATAGGCCAACACATTTTCTGTCTCCCTCACCCGATCCACCACGGTTTTCCCGCTTAACACTTGATCGCAATAAAAATCTTCTGTCACCATCAGCTTCCTCCTTAGAATATATTTTGCACAATCAGTCCTGAAAAGCAGATGACTGCGGCCAACAGATACACATATGCCAGCGTCTTCCCTTTTTCAACCCTCTTAGCCATTTCGATTCCATGGAGCATATACATCATGCCCAGATAGAAGATGACAAGATTCATTTAAAAATCAACAATGCCCCAAAAATGACAGGCTGCTCCAA
The nucleotide sequence above comes from Bacillus sp. KH172YL63. Encoded proteins:
- a CDS encoding methyl-accepting chemotaxis protein, with protein sequence MPNELVKVVIENASEKKKAVDSLENQISLIEETSKLIKNISAQTNLLALNAAIEAARAGEHGRGFSVVAQEVRKLSGNADEAIKEVNSNIEQITKELSNVTRITEELQKLVKETKRSFDQTIEKFEKVN
- a CDS encoding HIT domain-containing protein; its protein translation is MVTEDFYCDQVLSGKTVVDRVRETENVLAYHHTKPFYPLHIVVIPKKHIPSLLHLEKKDDTLLLEMMGVIREVASQVQDEHGACKVITNMGDYQDSKHLHWHIVSGQPLQS
- a CDS encoding zinc dependent phospholipase C family protein, whose translation is MATWMVHFRLAENLLNKGLKVVEREFVVGNIGPDCGLPDSETGVFYPGKVVTHFKEHNIICPELFFNQYLKRERPACDKVFSFYLGYYLHLVTDVEWTKLHREKKKEPVYQGILGSEDYTRIIKRDWYGTDFVYLKEHPEHVFHRVFQHITDFPDYIDIFPENQIMKQIKRISDFYNGTYYAETLEPDYRFEYLTPEEVTRFVDETTDKLVTVLKGIYPEEIWGGVGQVHT
- a CDS encoding MBL fold metallo-hydrolase, whose product is MIQFQNGYCTVFQSSLYMTTSAVVQTEEAVIMTDPNWLSVEVEEIREYIDKILGDRQLYIIYTHSDFDHIIGSGAFPEAKVIASSGLKHHEFKEEIMNQIYQFDQKYYVTRNYKPVYPSVDIEVTHDGQRVEIGSVTLTFYLAPGHTDDSLFTVIEPYVIFLSGDYLSDVEFPFIFGKYKDYVSTIEKVESILDHHAISLHVPGHGNVTDHTEEIKSRVVKSTYYLTSLSENHEDIEAFLREEYPFYEGMKSIHQENRKKANMNTC
- a CDS encoding VOC family protein, which codes for MITYHSLHHVSLTVTNLERAKAFYSDVLCLKEIDRPDFGFPGAWYEIGEQQLHLIVDPSSQTIRKDKHLSSREGHFALRVESYDKALEWLKDKGVEVLDKPQSKSGFMQIFCADPDGNLVELNVEQTKR
- a CDS encoding 3-hydroxyacyl-CoA dehydrogenase translates to MRSSESIAIVTGGASGLGEATVRQIVKGGGKAAILDLSEERGQALSEELGESAIFVKTDVCSEEDVAKAIEASVEAFGSINTVVNCAGIGIASKVLSRKGVHSLELFSKVIGINLIGSFNVIRLASEQMTKNEPNEDGERGVIVNTASVAAFEGQIGQAAYSASKGGVVGMTLPVARELASFGIRVMTIAPGLFHTPMFESLPDEAIDSLGKMVPFPKRLGLPEEYARLVESILTNPMLNGETIRLDGAIRMQPK
- a CDS encoding sigma-54-dependent Fis family transcriptional regulator; translation: MIQFREIVTPVDCVMTEQSTLEEALKMIKDKKWNLLPITDGDRHIQGVFTRSGLYQMILDGRPLNTPIEAYIKRETQTIPVNTPYKQIEDLVKTSKAGTGVVVDEEDKVIGLLTKTEMVMALLKSANTLKDQLETILTHSNMGVLMTDEHLSIRYANESFTRITGRPVESVLTRQLHDVFPELPTGLEGSHHEPAIQSVLHLSSYETVNHQQGKIILLQDLSEIEKMAEELETVKKLKLTIETSLAHAFDGILMTDERNIITMVSPPMLELFNLEREDVLHQDAAKVLPELKLERVFKSESAEVSDFNERKGIKYIVHRIPIIREGRVIGAIGKVMFRQLNEVSELFRKLQRAESKASFYHRELQKTESARFTWDHILSEYPYMDKLKKSAAKAAKGRSTVLIRGESGTGKELFAHAIHNSSARSDGKFVIVNCAAIPEDLLESEFFGYEEGAFTGANRRGKVGKFDLANGGTLFLDEIGDMSISLQAKLLRVLQEREFYRVGGNERIKVDVRIIAATNRHLEEMVKEGQFREDLYYRLNVISLNIPPLRERVRDVEHLTQKLMIELNTMLGTSITGISEKAETALLQYDWPGNVRELRNVLERAITFAEHGYIQMEDLPEYLISNLPNRHVQPVSLAEDAELGAIKKALTQSNGNKAQAARLLGISRSGLYEKLKKYQLSKQSYHV
- a CDS encoding kinase, translated to MSITSLVSSIQSHFHLSRHTNRPFLIAIDGLGGAGKTTLAKELELELKNVNNEVFLLHLDDFIVESSKRYGTGYEPWKEYYLHQWDVESLKAELFERLWGNKEVILPLYNQKTDSVSPQALKVPSSAILMIEGVFAQREEWRTFYDFSIFLDCPLEERVARVLQRDSYLGGYDARVEKYEKRYWPAEEFYVKTQDPLRKADVVYRIKG